In Scleropages formosus chromosome 20, fSclFor1.1, whole genome shotgun sequence, a single window of DNA contains:
- the LOC108919045 gene encoding protein FAM117A-like has protein sequence MSCRGGAGMVRGGPSALQPLKATVPFQLHSKTQVVLKDAKTAEKAKSLPPKSSIRRTLSLDTVVIGPYLQGQWPKELEQQQGLDYVNDKATQTPSSWSEETQDRRGCGRHKRSASWGSARHLRETLPVPILQTALSRLTLRHSVEALNQELEGVFVCEMPEERHKFLEVPDGHRAPVPAQRCSTGLQSDPSPVLLSSSPSPFALGEVPSDLDRELLGRSTAEPSFLLLSSSPRPNRSYSFQREPPEGCERVRVSEESPSACLGQSPFPLSCPDPNKVNFTPRSGSAFCPVSLRKPLLPSVDFLLRNLSVPPVTGGSAQSVGPYLPADMPAMKT, from the exons ATGTCGTGCCGAGGTGGCGCGGGGATGGTCCGCGGTGGCCCCTCTGCTCTTCAGCCCCTCAAGGCTACGGTTCCCTTCCAGCTGCATAGCAAAACACAAGTGGTGCTGAAGGATGCCAAAACAG CTGAGAAAGCAAAATCGCTGCCCCCGAAGTCGAGCATCCGCCGCACGTTGTCCTTGGACACGGTGGTCATCGGACCTTACCTGCAGGGCCAGTGGCCCaaggagctggagcagcagcaagGGCTCGATTACGTGAATGACAAAGCGACACAG ACACCCAGCTCATGGTCAGAAGAGACCCAGGACAGAAGAGGGTGTGGGAGGCACAAGCGCTCTGCATCGTGGGGCAGCGCAAGGCACCTGAGGGAG ACACTACCAGTTCCCATCCTCCAAACAGCCCTGAGCCGGCTGACCCTGCGCCACAGTGTGGAAGCCCTCAACCAGGAGCTGGAGGGGGTCTTTGTGTGCGAGATGCCTGAGGAGCGGCACAAG TTTCTGGAGGTCCCCGATGGCCACAGGGCTCCGGTACCAGCTCAGAGGTGCAGCACTGGCTTGCAGAGTGACCCATCCCCCGTCCTCCTGTCCTCATCTCCGTCTCCCTTTGCTCTGGGAGAAGTGCCTTCAGATCTGGACAGAG AGCTGTTGGGTCGCAGCACCGCAGAACCCTCTTTCCTGCTTCTGTCGTCCTCTCCACGTCCCAACAGGAGCTACTCCTTTCAGAGGGAGCCCCCCGAGGGCTGCGAGAGGGTGCGAGTGTCTGAGGAATCCCC CTCTGCCTGTCTAGGCCAGTCCCCCTTCCCATTGTCCTGCCCCGATCCTAATAAGGTGAATTTCACACCGCGCAGCGGCTCTGCCTTCTGCCCCGTCAGCCTTCGGAAGCCCCTGCTGCCCTCCGTGGACTTCCTGTTGCGCAACCTGTCCGTGCCCCCTGTGACGGGTGGCTCCGCACAGAGCGTCGGGCCCTACCTGCCTGCTGACATGCCTGCCATGAAAACATGA